From a region of the Vidua macroura isolate BioBank_ID:100142 chromosome 25, ASM2450914v1, whole genome shotgun sequence genome:
- the TMEM54 gene encoding transmembrane protein 54 isoform X2 has translation MCQVGHLDPSSHRNVLMKTGLILLIVGHLNFITGALVHGTVLRFVVAARDATSLHYGVTNSASVIAALLTISCGVSALLLSRYPGPAALKWALLALSACSSLSCLCCLLGLLVAIGLTLGNQGQVLLAPCSIANSALTPVSRECPFDPTRVYSSTLSLWAISLLLEAMGIFFSIRCLLLTLELLRLGRCCRGTLRMKVSLQEAPVQSPGPGQCLALLRLDSGEIARL, from the exons ATGTGCCAAGTGG GCCACCTCGATCCCAGCAGCCACCGAAATGTGCTGATGAAAACGGGGCTCATCCTCCTCATCGTCGGGCACCTCAACTTCATCACCGGCGCCCTGGTCCACGGCACCGTCCTGCGCTTCGTGGTCGCCGCCCGCGATGCCACCTCCCTGCACTACGGCGTCACCAACAGCGCCTCTGTCATTGCTGCACTGCTG ACCATCTCCTGCGGagtctctgccctgctgctctcccgTTACCCCGGCCCTGCTGCCCTC AAATGGGCGCTGCTGGCCCTGAGCgcctgcagcagcctgagctgcctgtgctgcctgctggggctgctcgtGGCCATCGGGCTCACCCTGGGCAACCAgggccaggtgctgctggcccCCTGCTCCATCGCCAACAGCGCCCTCACCCCGGTGTCCCGCGAGTGTCCCTTCGATCCCACCCGCGTCTAC AGCTCCACGCTGTCCCTCTGGGCCATCTCCCTCCTGCTGGAGGCCATGGGGATCTTCTTCAGCATCCGCTGCCTCCTGCTCACCCTCGAGCTGCTCCGCCTCGGCCGCTGCTGCCGTGGGACGCTCCGGATGAAG gtctctctgcaggaagcccctgtgcagagccctggccCCGGGCAGTGCCTGGCCTTGCTGAGACTGGACAGTGGAGAAATTGCCCGGCTCTGA
- the TMEM54 gene encoding transmembrane protein 54 isoform X1, giving the protein MCQVGHLDPSSHRNVLMKTGLILLIVGHLNFITGALVHGTVLRFVVAARDATSLHYGVTNSASVIAALLTISCGVSALLLSRYPGPAALKWALLALSACSSLSCLCCLLGLLVAIGLTLGNQGQVLLAPCSIANSALTPVSRECPFDPTRVYSSTLSLWAISLLLEAMGIFFSIRCLLLTLELLRLGRCCRGTLRMKVISAAWAQLHPLCCRAGTDQAGPRGDLWILGFHPSAPILILLSAFQVSLQEAPVQSPGPGQCLALLRLDSGEIARL; this is encoded by the exons ATGTGCCAAGTGG GCCACCTCGATCCCAGCAGCCACCGAAATGTGCTGATGAAAACGGGGCTCATCCTCCTCATCGTCGGGCACCTCAACTTCATCACCGGCGCCCTGGTCCACGGCACCGTCCTGCGCTTCGTGGTCGCCGCCCGCGATGCCACCTCCCTGCACTACGGCGTCACCAACAGCGCCTCTGTCATTGCTGCACTGCTG ACCATCTCCTGCGGagtctctgccctgctgctctcccgTTACCCCGGCCCTGCTGCCCTC AAATGGGCGCTGCTGGCCCTGAGCgcctgcagcagcctgagctgcctgtgctgcctgctggggctgctcgtGGCCATCGGGCTCACCCTGGGCAACCAgggccaggtgctgctggcccCCTGCTCCATCGCCAACAGCGCCCTCACCCCGGTGTCCCGCGAGTGTCCCTTCGATCCCACCCGCGTCTAC AGCTCCACGCTGTCCCTCTGGGCCATCTCCCTCCTGCTGGAGGCCATGGGGATCTTCTTCAGCATCCGCTGCCTCCTGCTCACCCTCGAGCTGCTCCGCCTCGGCCGCTGCTGCCGTGGGACGCTCCGGATGAAGGTGATTTCTGctgcctgggctcagctccatcccctctgctgcagggctgggacagacCAGGCTGGGCCCAGGGGTGACTTGTGGATCCTAGGcttccatccctctgctcccatTCTCATCCTTCTCTCTGccttccaggtctctctgcaggaagcccctgtgcagagccctggccCCGGGCAGTGCCTGGCCTTGCTGAGACTGGACAGTGGAGAAATTGCCCGGCTCTGA